In Paractinoplanes brasiliensis, the following proteins share a genomic window:
- a CDS encoding antibiotic biosynthesis monooxygenase family protein, whose amino-acid sequence MLVLNRFHVQPDTQDGFVERAHAALAALAERPGYVSGRLTRALDDPDWWTLVTEWQSVGAYRRALGGFDVKVHATPLLSESIDEPSAFETLASAEPGGKVEVAESDRAAEPWR is encoded by the coding sequence ACGCAGGACGGCTTCGTCGAGCGGGCGCACGCCGCGCTCGCCGCCCTGGCCGAACGACCAGGGTATGTCTCCGGCCGGCTGACCCGCGCCCTCGACGACCCGGACTGGTGGACCCTGGTCACCGAGTGGCAGTCCGTCGGAGCCTACCGGCGGGCCCTGGGCGGCTTCGACGTCAAGGTCCACGCGACCCCGCTGCTGAGCGAGTCGATCGACGAGCCGTCCGCGTTCGAGACCCTGGCCAGCGCCGAACCGGGCGGGAAGGTCGAGGTGGCCGAGAGCGACCGGGCCGCCGAGCCCTGGCGCTGA